DNA sequence from the Geobacter sp. AOG2 genome:
GACGGAATGGCTTGCTCGCAACATATTGATGATCGTCTCCCCCTGCTTCGCAAACAGGGAATCAGGCCGCTTCTTTTAACCGGCATATGCGGCAAGCCTCTGCTGGATACGACCACGGTGCGGGTGCCGTCGCTCGGCCCATCGGGCATCCGTTTTGAGTTGCGTCATCTACAGCGGAGAATGCGGTGGCTGAAACCTGTTTTGGGAACGCTGAACCTGCTGCTCCTGCCGTTTTATCTGCTGGAGAAGTTGCTCATCGACCTGGATAGCCAGTGGTCGTGGTTTCCCCTGGCGATATGGAGCGGTAGCCGACTTTGCTACCGGCATCGGCCCCACGTGATCTATTCTACCGGCGGGCCGGCCAGCGCTCATCTCGCAGCGGCCGTCATCGCCCGTCGCCACGGCATACCCTGGATTGCCGAGTTTCAGGACCCGCTGGTGCATGGAGACTGGCTGCGCAGCAAGCGGGCTTTCAAGATATTTTCCTGGTTGGAGCGCTTTGTCTGCACTCGGGCCGATGCCGTCATCTTCCTGACCGACGAAGCGCGGAAACGGGCGGACGAAAGAACCGGCCTCGGCAAGCGGGGGTGGTGCGTTTATCCCGGCTCGAACCCGGCCGCCATGCCGCAGGTCGCTTATGAAAAGGGGGATTTCTGCCGCTTCGCCCACTTCGGCTCCCTCGGCGGTTCCCGCAATCTCAAGGTGTTCCTTGAAGCGCTCGGGGAGGTGCTTGCGGAACGCCCATACCTTGGGAATATTGTTAGGCTGGATGTCTTTGGGACGTGCGACCGCTTGTCGTTGCGGCTGATCGAAGCGTTTCCGGTCCAGGGTGTTGTCCGCTACCATGGGCGGATTTCCCGATCCGACTCGCTTGTCGCCATGAAACGGTGTGATGTTTTGCTCCTGATCCAGAATACGGAAGAGTTCTCGGCCGAGACCATTCCGTCGAAAACGTACGAGTACTTTTTTACCGGCCGTCCGATTCTAGCGCTGGTTCACAAGAATCCCGAGCTTTGCCGGATGATGTCGCAACTCGGGCATACAGCCGTCAAGGCCGACGACTCCGAAGACGTCAAGGGGGCGATCACCACTCTGGCCGACCGCTGGTCCGCCAATTGTTTGGAACCGGCGGCCGGCGGCGGTTTTGAGGTCGAGTGGGCGGTCGACAGACTAATCAGTATCGGGGACGGTATCGTTCAACAATCCGAACCGACAGCAGGTGTCTCCGCGCTGGTTCGAGAAAGCAGGAATCATTCGTGATTGATTCATTGTTGCGGCAGCACCTCGCCGGTTTTCGTGCCAGCCGCTTGCTGGATGTCGGGCCCGGTTACAACGCCTTCGGCCGCATTGCCGCCCACGTCACCGGCGCCGGCTCGGTGACGTACATAGACTGCAACCCAGATGTTATCGCCTGGCAGGCGGAGGAATGCCGCAAGGAAGGGCTGACGGCGGAGGGGCTACTTTTTTCGCTGGAGCCGGCCGCTCTTGGAGCGCTTTCCGGCCAGTACGACCTGATCCTATGCCAGGAGGTATTTGAACACCTCTCCAATGCAGAGGCAATCCTCACCGGTTTGGTGGACCATCTGGCCCCAAGGGGGCGTATGGTCGTCACCGTGCCGACTAAGGGTTCCGAGCAGTGGCTGAAGCGGATCAATCCCAACTATATGAAGAATGATCCCTACGGTCATGTGCGCGAATTCGATGAGGCGGGGCTCCGGCGACTGCTCCGGGAAGCAGGGCTTCAACCGCTTGTATTCCTGCCGACCCAGCCGCACTACTTCATTGCCCATACGTGGTTTTTTGGCACAAGGATGCAGGTTGAAGAGTCGACGGGCAAGATTCTGACAAAAGGGATTCGTGGTTTCGTAAGCAGGAAGCTTTTCAATCTGAGCAAGAAACTGTTTTGCGCCACCGGGTTCGAGCGATGGGGCCGTCTGTTGCCGCGCAACTACTTCGTCGTGGCCCACAAGGTCCGACCGGACGAATGACCACGGGAATATGAGACATGAAAATCCTTTTTGATGCCACGGTGCTGGAATTGCCCTTCACCGGCATTGCCAAGACATCCCTGATGCTCTATCGGGAATGTCTTGCCCAGAGGCCGGAGGCGACCATAACAGGCCTGCACCGCAAGCCATTGGCGGGCATTGCCCCGCCGGGGATATGCATGATGCGCTGCGGAAGGTTCTTTTCCTCCAGCCGCTGGCGGTTATCCACCCTTCCCCGGCAGGTGGCGCGCCAGGGGGCGACGGTGGTGCACTTCCCCTGGAACGGCTGCGTACCGGAAGGTTTGCACGGCTGCACCATCGCCACAACCATACACGACATCCTTCCCCTGGAGATGCCGGGTAGCTTTAAGAATGACCAGGATGAGCTGCGCTATCGCCGCGATAAGCAGCAGGATATCGCACGATCCCAGATACTCTTTACCGATTCGGCGTATTCGAAGCGGCAGCTCATGGCCCAGTTTACGTTGAACAGTGAGCCGGTTGTGAACTATTTCGGCCCGACCCTTGATTCCACAGGTGATGCGTTAGAGACGAAGAGCGCTTCCGAGCCCCCGTATTTTCTTTACCTTGGCGGGTATGATCGTCGCAAGGGAATTGTAGAACTGCTTAAAGTCTTCCTGGAGTTGCACCGCCTGCAGAAACTCAGGTGCAGGCTGCTGCTGGCCGGAAAGGCCCATTATTTTTCCGATGAGCTGAAATTACTGATTGATGAGGGGACACAAACCGGGGCTGTTCGAGAACTGGGATATGTTCCTGATCCTGAATTGGCCATTTTGCTCCGTAATGCCCTGGCCCTGGTTTATCCATCACGTTTCGAAGGTTTTGGCCTGCCGCCATTGGAGGCGATGCACGTCGGCTGTCCGGTGATCACCACCGCCTGCACCTCTATACCGGAAGTATGTGGAGATGCTGCCCTGTATGTCGATCCGTGCGACAGCAGGGGGTTTGGTGAGGCGCTGGTGGTTGTTCAGGATGATGAAGCTCTCCGCTGTTCCCTGAGGGAGAAGGGACGGCGGCAAGCTGTAAAATTCTCCTGGGAGAAGACCGCAGCCACATTTCTCCGCGAAATCGATGGATACAGGAAGTTGAAAGGGACGCCATGATCATTGCATGCGAACCGGTCTGTCATGGTTTTGAACATGCGCTTGTCAATGCAGCGATGCTGTCGGTCTTTGCCGAGGCCTTTCCTGACCAGGAGATTCTGTTCCTGGCAGATCAGGGACACATCGGCTGTGTCGCATCAGACCCCATCATCGGTACCAGGGCGGGAATCGCCTTTGAATCGTTGTCCCTGCCCGCGCGCAAATCGTCGGGTCCCGAGCGTTTCAAGCACGAATTCTCGGTGGTCGCCACCCTCTTTGAGACCGCGGAGCAGCGGGGGGCCTCATTGGTGCTGTTCACCTGCATCAGCGACGAAACGCTGCGCGCCATCAAGCTGTTGATCCCACGATTCCCGCGGATCAGGTGCGCGGCGGTGCTGCACGGGGTCCTGGCGTCGATTCTGAAACGCCCCTCTCTGTTCCCCTGGAAGAACCGGAACACCTTCCGCACGTGGTTTTTGCAGCAAAATTCTCCGCAACTGACCTATATCCTGATGGGGGATTCCATCGAGCGCGAACTTGTAGCGCGTTTTCCAACCATGGCACCCCATGTGGCGAGTATCGACCTTCCGTACCGGTTCGTCCAACCCTACGGACATGAACCGTTCGCGAATCGGACCGTTACTTTCGGTTCTCTGGGGGTTATCCGCAAGGCTAAGGGGTCCGATGCCTTCCTGCGGCTGGCAAATGAGGTGGCGGCATCATCTCGCTCTTGGAAGTCGCGCTTTATCTGCGTAGGTCCGGTCATTGACAAGAAACTGCGCAAGTTGCTCGGGACGGCGGTAACGGTCCCGTCGCCGGATGCCCCCCTTTCGGCGGACGATTTTGCCTTCCACGCCCGGCAGATTGACTACGCGGTATTTCTCCACGGCGCGGATGCCTACACTCTTACCGCAAGCGGGGCGCTGTTCGATGCCTTTTCGTACCTCAAACCGCTTATTGCGCTCAGGAATCCCTTTTTTGTCTCGTATTTTGAAAAGATGGGCAATATCGGATATCTCTGCGACAGTTACGAGGATATCAAACGGGTCGTCAGGGGGATTCTTGACAATCCCCCCGTTAATGAGTATATGCTCCAGCGGCAGGCTTTACTGAAGGGGAGGGAACAGCTTGAGATCAGTGTCCTTGCAGCCACCCTGCGCGACAAACTGACACGAGGATGAGGCGGTAGCAACCATGAAAAAAATCCTCTCCATATTCGGCACCCGCCCCGAGGCGATCAAGATGGCGCCGGTGGTTAAGGAACTGGAACGCCATCCCGGCCGGTTTCAAAGTCTGGTCTGCGTCACCGCCCAGCACCGCGGGATGCTCGACCAGGTGCTTAATCTGTTCGACATCCGTCCCGATTATGATCTGGACATCATGCGGCCGGGGCAGGACCTGTTCGACATCACCGGTAACGTGCTGCAGGGGTTGAAATCTGTCCTGGCTGCCGAGCGTCCCGACATGGTGCTGGTGCATGGCGATACCACTACAACCATGGCGGCGGCCCTGGCGGCCTATTACTGTCGCATCCCGGTCGGCCACGTGGAGGCCGGCCTGCGTACCCACAACAAATTCGCCCCTTTCCCGGAGGAGATCAATCGCCGGGTAAGCGGAGTCCTGGCCGATGTGCATTTTGCCCCCACCGAGGCCGCCCGGCGTAACCTGCTGCGGGAAGGGGTGGCGGATGGGGCGATCCACGTCACCGGCAACACGGTCGTGGATGCCTTGCTTTCCGTTGTGGAGCGCATCGACACCGATCCCGGACTCCGGGGCACCTGTGCCGAACGTTTCGACTTCCTCGACCCGGCCAAGCGCCTGATCCTGGTGACCGGCCATCGTCGGGAGAACTTCGGTGAAGGATTTGAGAATATCTGCCGGGCACTGGCGGATATTGCAACCGCGTTCACCGACGTGGAGATCCTCTATCCGGTCCACCTCAACCCCAATGTCCAGGAACCGGTCAAACGCCTGCTCGGCACCCATGCACTCGGCAACATCCATCTCATCGAGCCGGTGGACTACCTCCCGTTCGTCTACCTCATGAATCGGTCCCACCTCATCATCACCGACTCCGGGGGCGTGCAGGAAGAGGCACCCTCCCTGGGCAAGCCGGTGCTGGTCATGAGGGACACCACCGAACGCCCGGAGGCGGTGGCCGCCGGGACGGTCGTGCTGGTCGGCACCGACCGGGAGAGGATCGTGTCGGAGACAGCTCGCCTCCTCAACAATGACCATGACTACCGCATGATGAGCCGGGCTCATAACCCGTACGGCGACGGCGTTGCGGCAGGCAGGATCGCGGACATCCTCCACGGCATGGGTGGCGATAATTGAACGTCCTGATCATAAAAACATCTTCCCTCGGTGATGTCATCCACGCCTTGCCGGTCATAGATTACCTGCATCAGGTGTCACCCGGCATCGAAATTGATTGGGTAGCCGAAGAACAATTTCTTCCGGTGCTGGAGCATAACCCCGGCCTGCGGCGCATCTTCGCCGTCAGGACGAAGAAATGGCGCAAGGCCCCCTTTTCCGCGGAGACCCGCAGCGACCTGAAGGAGCTGCGGAAGGGGTTGCGCGAGCGCCCCTACGACTTGGTGTTCGACATTCAGGGTAACCTGAAGAGTGGCCTTATCGCCTGGCTTAGCGGCGCCCGCGAACGGATTGGCTTCACCAGGGAGGTGTTGCAGGAAAAGGCGAACGCCCTTTTCACCACACGCCGCATCCCGTTCCGGGACTGCGACCGCAACGTTACCGACCGCTATCTGCGCGTGGTCAGCGTCCCGTTCGACCGGGATTACCGAGGCATGGAACTGGCGGGTGCCATCTTCTCCTCCCCTGAGGATGAGGCGGCTGCGGAACGCTACCGTGCAGAGTTGCCGGAGGGGTTGGTCATTCTTTTTCAGGTCGGGACCACCTGGAGCAGCAAGCTGTGGCATCCCGAGGGATGGACGGAGCTGGCGCGCCGGATTGTGGCCCGGTACCCCGGTGCGACCATCCTGATAAACTGGGGCAGCCCCGACGAGAAGGCCATTGGGGAGCGGATCATCCGCGAGGTGGGCGCTGCGGTGCGGCTTCTCCCCTGGCTGCGCATCAGGGAACTCATCCCGGTGCTCAGGAGAATGGACCTGGTTGTCGGCGGCGACACCGGGCCGGTATACCTGGCCGCAGCAGTCGGTACGCCCACGGTCTCCTTTTACCGGGCTACCAGCGCCGCCACTTACGCCCCCCAGGGAAAACGGCACCGCGCCGTTCAGGCCGACATGGAGTGCGCCCCCTGTTACCGAACCTCCTGTGACCGGGACGGGGAGTGCCGCAACAGTATCTCCGTGGACGCCCTTTTTGCCGCGGTAACGGACTTGATCGAGCCTGCAAACGGCAGTTAGGCCACGGAGTCGCGGAGGCACAGAGGCCCACAGAGAAAAACAAAACTATTGTTGTAAAACCGCTATCAAGAACCGTTGTTTTTTTGCTTGCCTTACTCCTGATTTTCTCTGTGTCTCGGTGACTCTGTGGCAAATGATTTTTCAGGTTGAATTACACCAGAATGGAAGGGATGCACCATGTTGACCAAGCTGAACCTGACCGGGCTCGAGAACGCCCTTGACCGCTATCTGAGCTATTGGCACACCGACCCTGCCACCTATGATGCGCTGGAGATCCCCATCAGCCCCATCGCGCTGGAGTTGGCCTACCGCAACTATCTGTTGTGGCACGAGGAGGACAAGGCGCGGCGCACCGACGTGGACGACAGCGCCATTGCCGTCGTCAAACGCGCCATCGACAGGCTCAATCAGCAGCGCAATGATCTGATCGAGAAACTCGACGAGGCGATCCTGACGGAGGTGTCTGCCGTTGTTCCCGAGCAGGCGGCGGACAGGATCAATTCCGAAACCCCCGGCAGCATCGTGGACCGCATTTCCATTATGTCGCTCAAGATCTATCATATGGACGAAGACAGCCGTCGCGAGGATATCGACGACGCCCACCGGCAACGCTCGCTCCACCGCCTGTCCGTGCTGAAACTCCAGCGCTATGACCTGTATGTTGCCCTCGAGCAACTTCTGGCCGATTATGTGGCGGGCAGGAAGCGGAT
Encoded proteins:
- a CDS encoding glycosyltransferase family 4 protein — translated: MSDALAKQWLVLSYFAGIDGMACSQHIDDRLPLLRKQGIRPLLLTGICGKPLLDTTTVRVPSLGPSGIRFELRHLQRRMRWLKPVLGTLNLLLLPFYLLEKLLIDLDSQWSWFPLAIWSGSRLCYRHRPHVIYSTGGPASAHLAAAVIARRHGIPWIAEFQDPLVHGDWLRSKRAFKIFSWLERFVCTRADAVIFLTDEARKRADERTGLGKRGWCVYPGSNPAAMPQVAYEKGDFCRFAHFGSLGGSRNLKVFLEALGEVLAERPYLGNIVRLDVFGTCDRLSLRLIEAFPVQGVVRYHGRISRSDSLVAMKRCDVLLLIQNTEEFSAETIPSKTYEYFFTGRPILALVHKNPELCRMMSQLGHTAVKADDSEDVKGAITTLADRWSANCLEPAAGGGFEVEWAVDRLISIGDGIVQQSEPTAGVSALVRESRNHS
- a CDS encoding bifunctional 2-polyprenyl-6-hydroxyphenol methylase/3-demethylubiquinol 3-O-methyltransferase UbiG, which encodes MIDSLLRQHLAGFRASRLLDVGPGYNAFGRIAAHVTGAGSVTYIDCNPDVIAWQAEECRKEGLTAEGLLFSLEPAALGALSGQYDLILCQEVFEHLSNAEAILTGLVDHLAPRGRMVVTVPTKGSEQWLKRINPNYMKNDPYGHVREFDEAGLRRLLREAGLQPLVFLPTQPHYFIAHTWFFGTRMQVEESTGKILTKGIRGFVSRKLFNLSKKLFCATGFERWGRLLPRNYFVVAHKVRPDE
- a CDS encoding glycosyltransferase family 1 protein, translating into MKILFDATVLELPFTGIAKTSLMLYRECLAQRPEATITGLHRKPLAGIAPPGICMMRCGRFFSSSRWRLSTLPRQVARQGATVVHFPWNGCVPEGLHGCTIATTIHDILPLEMPGSFKNDQDELRYRRDKQQDIARSQILFTDSAYSKRQLMAQFTLNSEPVVNYFGPTLDSTGDALETKSASEPPYFLYLGGYDRRKGIVELLKVFLELHRLQKLRCRLLLAGKAHYFSDELKLLIDEGTQTGAVRELGYVPDPELAILLRNALALVYPSRFEGFGLPPLEAMHVGCPVITTACTSIPEVCGDAALYVDPCDSRGFGEALVVVQDDEALRCSLREKGRRQAVKFSWEKTAATFLREIDGYRKLKGTP
- a CDS encoding glycosyltransferase family 1 protein; amino-acid sequence: MIIACEPVCHGFEHALVNAAMLSVFAEAFPDQEILFLADQGHIGCVASDPIIGTRAGIAFESLSLPARKSSGPERFKHEFSVVATLFETAEQRGASLVLFTCISDETLRAIKLLIPRFPRIRCAAVLHGVLASILKRPSLFPWKNRNTFRTWFLQQNSPQLTYILMGDSIERELVARFPTMAPHVASIDLPYRFVQPYGHEPFANRTVTFGSLGVIRKAKGSDAFLRLANEVAASSRSWKSRFICVGPVIDKKLRKLLGTAVTVPSPDAPLSADDFAFHARQIDYAVFLHGADAYTLTASGALFDAFSYLKPLIALRNPFFVSYFEKMGNIGYLCDSYEDIKRVVRGILDNPPVNEYMLQRQALLKGREQLEISVLAATLRDKLTRG
- the wecB gene encoding non-hydrolyzing UDP-N-acetylglucosamine 2-epimerase; the protein is MKKILSIFGTRPEAIKMAPVVKELERHPGRFQSLVCVTAQHRGMLDQVLNLFDIRPDYDLDIMRPGQDLFDITGNVLQGLKSVLAAERPDMVLVHGDTTTTMAAALAAYYCRIPVGHVEAGLRTHNKFAPFPEEINRRVSGVLADVHFAPTEAARRNLLREGVADGAIHVTGNTVVDALLSVVERIDTDPGLRGTCAERFDFLDPAKRLILVTGHRRENFGEGFENICRALADIATAFTDVEILYPVHLNPNVQEPVKRLLGTHALGNIHLIEPVDYLPFVYLMNRSHLIITDSGGVQEEAPSLGKPVLVMRDTTERPEAVAAGTVVLVGTDRERIVSETARLLNNDHDYRMMSRAHNPYGDGVAAGRIADILHGMGGDN
- the waaC gene encoding lipopolysaccharide heptosyltransferase I, yielding MNVLIIKTSSLGDVIHALPVIDYLHQVSPGIEIDWVAEEQFLPVLEHNPGLRRIFAVRTKKWRKAPFSAETRSDLKELRKGLRERPYDLVFDIQGNLKSGLIAWLSGARERIGFTREVLQEKANALFTTRRIPFRDCDRNVTDRYLRVVSVPFDRDYRGMELAGAIFSSPEDEAAAERYRAELPEGLVILFQVGTTWSSKLWHPEGWTELARRIVARYPGATILINWGSPDEKAIGERIIREVGAAVRLLPWLRIRELIPVLRRMDLVVGGDTGPVYLAAAVGTPTVSFYRATSAATYAPQGKRHRAVQADMECAPCYRTSCDRDGECRNSISVDALFAAVTDLIEPANGS
- a CDS encoding DUF4254 domain-containing protein; the encoded protein is MLTKLNLTGLENALDRYLSYWHTDPATYDALEIPISPIALELAYRNYLLWHEEDKARRTDVDDSAIAVVKRAIDRLNQQRNDLIEKLDEAILTEVSAVVPEQAADRINSETPGSIVDRISIMSLKIYHMDEDSRREDIDDAHRQRSLHRLSVLKLQRYDLYVALEQLLADYVAGRKRMKLYKQFKMYNDPTLNPELYRTRSQG